A region of Solibacillus isronensis DNA encodes the following proteins:
- a CDS encoding IS3 family transposase has translation MIAFELKEEGFRLKDVLKRVDLPEATYHYHMKQMAKADPDQALKTLIIELFEEHEGRYGYRRIHSQLKAKDYTINHKKVQRIMRDLNLKCEKFGRKSRYKSYKGTVGKIAKNRLNRRFYTPYALQKLVTDVTEFKCTNGEKLYLSPLMDLYNGEIIGFSMSKRPTLEFVMKSLEQALPIIQERAEYRTTIHSDQGWHYQHKSWVKTLKQNKIFQSMSRKATCADNAAMENFFGLLKQEMYYGEELVSYEVLQKRIEQYIDYYNNDRIKQKLAGMSPIKYRTHASQLAA, from the coding sequence GTGATTGCCTTTGAACTCAAAGAAGAAGGATTCCGATTAAAAGATGTATTGAAGCGTGTCGATTTACCAGAAGCAACGTATCATTATCACATGAAACAAATGGCGAAAGCAGATCCAGATCAAGCTTTGAAAACGTTGATAATAGAGCTGTTTGAGGAACATGAAGGTCGTTATGGCTATCGTCGAATTCACTCACAGCTAAAGGCGAAAGATTATACGATTAATCACAAAAAAGTGCAAAGAATTATGCGGGATTTGAATTTGAAATGCGAGAAATTTGGACGTAAATCACGTTATAAATCTTATAAAGGCACTGTTGGAAAAATCGCAAAAAACCGATTAAACCGACGTTTCTATACGCCATACGCCCTTCAAAAACTAGTGACTGACGTAACTGAATTTAAATGTACAAATGGTGAGAAACTTTATTTGAGTCCCCTAATGGATTTATATAATGGAGAAATTATCGGTTTCAGTATGTCCAAGAGGCCGACGCTTGAATTCGTCATGAAATCACTGGAACAAGCGCTCCCAATCATTCAAGAACGAGCTGAATATCGTACAACAATTCACTCAGATCAAGGCTGGCATTATCAACATAAATCATGGGTCAAAACCTTAAAGCAGAACAAGATTTTCCAAAGCATGTCTCGTAAAGCAACGTGTGCAGACAATGCCGCAATGGAGAACTTCTTTGGCTTATTAAAACAGGAAATGTATTACGGGGAAGAATTAGTCTCCTACGAAGTGTTACAAAAGAGAATTGAGCAATATATCGATTACTACAACAATGATCGAATTAAACAAAAACTGGCCGGCATGAGCCCGATAAAATATCGGACACATGCCAGCCAATTAG
- a CDS encoding helix-turn-helix domain-containing protein codes for MAKYSEEFKWSVVQEYLEGSLGMKLVSKKYGLSDHSIVRRWVRAYKAFGRKGLAVKKKKTIYSVQFKVDVLHFMKQTGASYQETAIQFRMNNPSVIANWNSKFLKEGIEGLQEKAKGRPSMSKKTKTTSIKKEKEMSREEQLERENELLRLEVAYLKKLKAFRENPDAFLEKHKQ; via the coding sequence ATGGCTAAATATAGTGAAGAATTTAAATGGAGCGTTGTGCAAGAGTATTTAGAAGGTTCATTAGGGATGAAATTAGTTTCGAAAAAATACGGACTTTCTGATCATTCTATAGTCAGACGTTGGGTACGTGCTTACAAAGCGTTTGGACGTAAAGGATTAGCTGTTAAGAAAAAGAAGACGATTTATTCTGTTCAATTCAAAGTGGATGTATTACACTTTATGAAACAAACAGGTGCTTCTTATCAAGAGACGGCGATTCAATTTAGGATGAATAACCCGAGTGTAATTGCCAATTGGAACAGTAAATTTCTTAAAGAAGGGATAGAGGGCCTGCAAGAAAAAGCAAAGGGGCGCCCATCTATGTCTAAAAAAACAAAAACAACATCAATTAAAAAAGAAAAAGAAATGTCACGTGAGGAGCAGTTGGAGCGTGAAAATGAACTGCTTCGATTGGAGGTCGCCTATTTAAAAAAGTTGAAAGCTTTTCGAGAGAACCCGGATGCCTTCCTCGAAAAGCACAAGCAGTGA
- a CDS encoding SLAP domain-containing protein: MQKLHFERAWDKTISAQDRLLIEQAFHQTKEQDECISCYIIRTAINHKKQLLIITLIHNRTDQQLNFRNREVSIITEAGKFTQNFTIDALEIPPYCSMPWTFIFDESINFQFTEIKQMDIEI; encoded by the coding sequence ATGCAAAAACTGCATTTTGAAAGAGCATGGGATAAAACGATTTCAGCTCAGGACCGATTATTAATCGAGCAAGCTTTTCATCAAACAAAAGAACAGGATGAGTGTATTTCCTGTTACATAATTCGTACGGCCATCAATCATAAAAAACAGCTGCTTATTATAACGCTAATTCATAACCGGACAGATCAGCAACTTAATTTCCGTAATAGGGAAGTAAGTATTATAACAGAAGCGGGGAAATTTACTCAAAATTTTACAATTGATGCACTGGAAATTCCTCCATATTGTTCAATGCCGTGGACTTTCATTTTCGACGAAAGTATTAATTTTCAATTCACAGAAATAAAACAGATGGATATTGAAATATAA
- a CDS encoding SET domain-containing protein, which produces MIEVKNSPISDGEYNRGIFAINAIPKGTLFHQAPVLSYPNEQHEHIEKTNLADYAFEFGIGRSAILLGYGMLFNHSYEPNATYEINFDNETFDFFAYKDIEAGEEIFINYNGDVDDNDPLWFNNEEE; this is translated from the coding sequence ATGATCGAAGTAAAAAATTCTCCGATAAGTGATGGGGAATATAATCGCGGCATTTTTGCGATTAATGCAATTCCTAAAGGAACGTTATTCCACCAAGCACCGGTACTAAGCTATCCAAACGAGCAGCATGAACATATTGAAAAAACAAATCTTGCGGATTATGCGTTTGAATTTGGCATTGGACGCTCTGCAATCTTATTAGGCTACGGAATGCTATTTAATCATTCATATGAGCCGAATGCCACTTATGAAATTAATTTCGACAACGAAACATTCGATTTCTTTGCTTATAAAGATATTGAAGCCGGCGAAGAGATTTTTATTAATTATAATGGCGATGTTGATGATAATGACCCACTATGGTTTAACAACGAAGAAGAATAA
- a CDS encoding alpha/beta hydrolase, translating into MQHFVEDIYLKGHKGAVLLLHSFTSNAKEMHYLAKMLHSKGYTSYAPNLAGHGASPEQLFASSMEHVWEHSRQAVQFLIDEKYEAITVIGQSLGGVLGIRLANEFLEVKALCIISSPVLERPVEGLEQRVVYYSKRYLQNRGSSEQELQKFLDDHFPRPAEKMIALQQFIVETGKQLHLLKQPLFLAKGMQDEPVFHQSIDLIEKTAISNVITKKHYGNSGHLITLGKERQLLAEDIIRFIEGKEKGTV; encoded by the coding sequence ATGCAACATTTTGTAGAGGATATTTATTTAAAAGGACATAAAGGGGCCGTTCTGCTTTTACATAGTTTTACGAGCAATGCGAAAGAGATGCACTATTTGGCGAAAATGCTTCATAGTAAAGGGTATACGAGCTACGCGCCAAATCTGGCAGGGCACGGAGCATCACCGGAACAATTATTTGCAAGTTCTATGGAACACGTATGGGAACATAGCAGACAAGCTGTACAATTTTTAATCGATGAAAAATATGAAGCGATTACGGTAATTGGCCAGTCATTAGGTGGTGTACTAGGAATAAGACTGGCAAATGAATTTCTTGAAGTGAAGGCGTTATGTATTATTTCTTCACCAGTATTGGAGCGGCCTGTGGAAGGTTTGGAACAACGTGTTGTCTATTATTCCAAAAGGTATTTACAAAATAGAGGAAGTTCTGAACAGGAACTGCAAAAGTTTTTAGACGATCACTTTCCAAGACCTGCTGAAAAAATGATTGCGCTGCAGCAGTTTATCGTTGAAACAGGCAAACAGCTACATTTGCTGAAACAGCCGCTATTCTTGGCAAAAGGTATGCAGGACGAACCGGTTTTCCATCAAAGCATTGACCTGATTGAAAAGACTGCCATTAGTAACGTCATTACGAAAAAACACTACGGCAACAGCGGTCACCTTATTACATTAGGAAAAGAACGCCAATTACTGGCTGAAGATATTATTCGCTTTATCGAAGGAAAAGAAAAAGGAACTGTCTAA
- a CDS encoding copper resistance CopC family protein — protein sequence MRTILLSILAALFIAVPNAAAHTYLDTTNPEDGAVVTEPLQSIELTYAGKVEVGSTFKVMSGNGDEIETVSMDLVDGVLTGTFDTPLPNDDYTVEWNSISADGHPLSGQFSFTVDAPVAEEPVEQEVTEDNEEQAEVNETVQNEAAETTAADEEETSNNTLLYIVGAILLLIIIVSIFTIARRKNTK from the coding sequence ATGAGAACAATATTATTATCGATTCTTGCTGCATTATTCATAGCAGTACCGAACGCAGCAGCACATACGTATTTAGACACAACTAACCCCGAGGATGGAGCAGTTGTAACTGAACCATTGCAGTCGATCGAACTTACATACGCCGGGAAAGTTGAAGTCGGCAGTACATTTAAAGTCATGTCGGGTAACGGCGATGAAATAGAAACAGTTTCGATGGATTTAGTCGATGGTGTATTAACAGGTACTTTTGATACTCCATTACCAAATGATGACTATACAGTTGAGTGGAATAGTATTAGTGCAGACGGCCACCCATTGTCAGGACAATTTTCCTTTACGGTTGATGCACCTGTAGCAGAAGAACCGGTCGAACAAGAAGTTACAGAAGATAATGAAGAGCAAGCGGAAGTAAACGAAACGGTTCAAAATGAAGCAGCTGAAACGACTGCGGCAGATGAGGAAGAAACATCAAACAATACATTACTATACATTGTTGGAGCCATTTTACTTCTTATTATAATAGTAAGTATTTTTACTATTGCTAGACGGAAAAATACAAAATGA
- a CDS encoding copper resistance D family protein, protein MMALTIFSQFLLYISLALLMGTFILYCVPETVRPKIDISAKWLIGNAVILPVVTFVPNIQLLTILTPQFGFVESLGMLLMKFKVGHSWLAVTGFTIILLIMIRQFMKKPSKLIAVMSIFILIAFMAAIGYISHASSMTGIVGSVLDFVHLLAVSVWLGILILMSFFSKDAQNWDAFLKWFSPVALVAFTSVALTGVLMTDTIVPGYVTSWSSNYGQFLFIKHVLLVPLTVIILANSLLIKLKMDKPLFEPRTWVRIETVLLVLILFITALYSEQQPPSFYVQEISPFFEMFYRSSIEAGMRGYLQMTGIGLGFFLLTALFIGLVIVSYIKQLPVVVSAAMTFALALCFYMGFMSIVFFK, encoded by the coding sequence ATGATGGCATTGACAATTTTCAGTCAATTTTTGCTCTATATTAGTTTAGCTCTTCTTATGGGGACATTTATCTTATACTGTGTCCCTGAAACAGTTCGTCCGAAAATTGATATTTCAGCCAAGTGGCTTATTGGTAATGCGGTCATATTGCCGGTTGTCACATTTGTACCGAATATTCAATTGCTGACAATTTTGACACCGCAGTTCGGCTTCGTCGAATCATTGGGCATGCTCCTTATGAAATTTAAAGTTGGTCATTCTTGGCTTGCGGTCACTGGCTTTACGATTATTTTGCTTATAATGATTCGCCAGTTTATGAAAAAACCTTCGAAGCTTATAGCGGTCATGTCAATTTTTATTTTAATCGCCTTTATGGCGGCAATTGGCTATATTAGTCATGCGAGTTCGATGACAGGCATTGTCGGATCGGTACTGGATTTTGTTCATCTCCTTGCTGTCAGTGTATGGCTCGGCATTTTAATTCTAATGAGCTTTTTCTCAAAAGATGCGCAAAACTGGGACGCCTTTTTGAAATGGTTCTCCCCTGTTGCGCTCGTAGCTTTTACGTCTGTTGCATTAACAGGTGTCCTTATGACTGACACAATCGTACCTGGCTATGTGACAAGCTGGTCGAGCAATTATGGACAGTTTTTATTCATTAAGCATGTTCTGCTCGTACCTTTGACTGTTATTATTTTAGCAAACAGTCTGCTCATTAAACTAAAAATGGACAAGCCATTATTTGAACCGCGTACGTGGGTAAGAATCGAAACAGTATTGCTCGTATTGATTTTATTCATCACCGCGCTCTATAGTGAACAACAGCCACCGAGTTTTTATGTGCAGGAAATCTCGCCGTTTTTTGAAATGTTCTACCGTAGCTCGATTGAAGCCGGCATGCGCGGATATTTACAAATGACGGGGATTGGGTTAGGATTTTTCCTGTTGACTGCATTGTTCATCGGTCTTGTCATCGTAAGTTATATTAAACAGCTGCCGGTCGTTGTATCGGCTGCCATGACTTTTGCGCTGGCATTATGTTTTTACATGGGCTTTATGTCGATAGTGTTTTTTAAATAA
- a CDS encoding TspO/MBR family protein → MGLYITMWIAMIAVIVVNALSNTLPLNGQTASEITNRLEVLFTPAGYVFSIWSLIYVLLVIWLITIYRKVKDNRFKGKVGILFIISCIFNIAWLFSWHYEQFILSIIVMSFLLFTLIAIYLQYKNTEKGLSERFPFSFYLAWISVATIANVSYVLKHHGVDLGISEVIGSLVLVGVAVILGYMAVAVSKDIFFTLVIVWALIGIAVKTDEPTMQNGTIALTVILIIAALIRYMRMKTKRLA, encoded by the coding sequence ATGGGCTTGTATATTACAATGTGGATAGCCATGATCGCTGTAATCGTAGTAAATGCGCTATCCAATACACTGCCGTTAAACGGGCAAACGGCATCAGAAATTACGAATCGATTAGAAGTATTATTTACGCCAGCAGGCTACGTATTTTCCATTTGGTCGTTAATTTATGTACTGCTTGTCATATGGCTGATTACGATATACCGCAAAGTGAAAGACAATCGTTTCAAAGGAAAAGTAGGTATTTTATTTATCATTAGCTGTATATTTAATATTGCTTGGCTGTTCAGCTGGCATTATGAACAGTTTATACTATCCATTATCGTAATGTCCTTTTTGTTATTTACACTCATTGCGATTTACCTGCAGTATAAAAACACGGAAAAAGGTCTTTCAGAACGTTTTCCGTTTTCATTTTACTTAGCATGGATATCCGTCGCGACAATCGCTAATGTAAGCTATGTGTTAAAACATCATGGAGTCGATTTGGGGATTTCAGAGGTGATCGGATCACTCGTACTTGTCGGGGTTGCGGTCATTCTCGGTTATATGGCCGTTGCTGTTTCAAAAGATATTTTCTTTACACTCGTCATCGTTTGGGCACTAATCGGTATTGCTGTAAAAACAGATGAACCAACAATGCAGAACGGTACAATTGCGTTAACAGTAATATTAATTATTGCGGCGCTCATTCGCTATATGCGTATGAAGACAAAAAGGCTTGCCTAA
- a CDS encoding LysE family translocator — MENLVFFIIACVLLIVLPGPDTAIVTKNTIVNGQKGGFQTMVGSCAGLTVHTIAAVAGLSAIIVKSAVAFTVLKYVGAAYLCYLGIKTLMSMRAKKADIEEMTDIPEIEAKGNSYFKQGLITNITNPKVAVFFLTFLPQFLSKGAEPFWPFLTMGIIYIVLTFIWFALYVFLLNKIRNFMKKPATQSVIETLTGAVLIGFGIKLAFEKQT; from the coding sequence ATGGAGAATCTTGTGTTCTTTATCATTGCGTGTGTACTTCTGATTGTATTGCCGGGTCCTGATACAGCGATCGTTACGAAAAATACGATTGTTAATGGACAAAAGGGCGGATTTCAAACAATGGTCGGCTCTTGCGCGGGATTAACTGTCCATACAATTGCAGCAGTTGCGGGGCTATCGGCGATTATCGTGAAATCAGCCGTGGCATTTACAGTGCTGAAGTACGTTGGAGCAGCCTATTTATGCTATTTGGGTATAAAAACATTGATGAGCATGCGTGCTAAAAAGGCAGATATAGAGGAAATGACGGACATTCCGGAAATTGAAGCTAAAGGCAATTCGTATTTTAAGCAAGGACTCATTACGAATATTACAAACCCTAAAGTAGCAGTATTTTTCCTGACATTTTTACCGCAATTCCTATCAAAAGGCGCAGAACCGTTTTGGCCATTTTTGACGATGGGGATCATCTATATTGTCTTAACATTTATTTGGTTTGCGCTCTATGTATTTTTATTAAACAAAATCCGCAATTTTATGAAAAAACCTGCTACACAATCCGTAATCGAAACGTTGACTGGAGCTGTTCTTATCGGTTTTGGAATCAAACTTGCATTTGAAAAGCAGACTTAA
- a CDS encoding DUF2812 domain-containing protein, whose protein sequence is MKEIVRRIRPGQYWRIKEHESWFSDMSEQGLHFYEMGTYFAKFKKGDRKRMDYRLELAKNKYISNEKIQLYEESGWDYIASDRNFHVFAAPTERKATEPPIDREEQISIAKKDFNKALINFIVNLIVIIVITTVFVKTIENGNITVLQLIDGYILTPLLVLFVSFIQIIPIGKSLFGINRLRYELKAGLLDNQQKPWENFYWSSIIFNFLLLVITLTIVFIPIYQIWSMKTSSLPEEDTGLPIVRLASIENQPHLKRKPFYFEGEDLGSTYSSQWNIFASVQYDSTEMGVIQEGEWYDPNHAYQPSISSEVYKLRFHSHVSSLVNELIIKHTYGSEPASFKERKHTAFDRLLIRDNSFHKDFLFVKGRSVMYINYKGQVEEDVIIEKAAEKMALLADD, encoded by the coding sequence ATGAAAGAAATAGTACGAAGAATAAGGCCAGGCCAATATTGGCGTATCAAGGAACATGAAAGCTGGTTTTCAGATATGTCCGAGCAAGGGCTGCATTTTTATGAGATGGGCACATATTTTGCCAAGTTTAAAAAAGGTGATCGTAAAAGAATGGATTACCGGCTGGAACTGGCAAAAAATAAATATATATCGAATGAAAAAATTCAGTTATACGAAGAAAGCGGCTGGGACTATATTGCGAGTGACCGCAATTTTCACGTATTTGCAGCACCGACTGAACGTAAAGCAACTGAACCTCCAATAGATCGAGAAGAGCAAATCTCAATAGCAAAAAAAGATTTTAATAAAGCATTAATTAATTTTATAGTTAATTTAATTGTAATTATTGTAATCACTACGGTCTTCGTTAAAACTATTGAAAACGGAAATATTACTGTTTTGCAACTGATAGATGGATATATACTTACCCCGTTGTTAGTATTATTTGTTAGTTTCATACAAATAATTCCGATAGGTAAAAGTTTATTTGGAATCAATCGTTTGCGGTATGAACTTAAGGCTGGGCTACTAGACAATCAACAAAAACCATGGGAAAACTTTTACTGGTCAAGTATAATCTTCAATTTCTTATTATTAGTAATTACATTAACTATTGTGTTTATACCGATTTACCAAATTTGGAGTATGAAAACAAGCTCTTTACCAGAAGAAGATACAGGGCTGCCAATTGTCCGTCTTGCTTCAATTGAAAATCAGCCGCATCTTAAAAGGAAGCCATTTTACTTCGAAGGCGAGGATTTGGGAAGCACCTACTCATCACAGTGGAATATTTTTGCTTCTGTACAATATGATTCAACAGAAATGGGTGTTATTCAGGAAGGGGAATGGTACGATCCAAATCATGCATATCAACCATCAATCTCATCGGAAGTTTATAAGCTGCGGTTCCATTCCCATGTTAGCTCATTAGTTAATGAGTTAATAATCAAGCATACATATGGAAGTGAACCTGCAAGTTTTAAAGAAAGAAAACACACAGCTTTTGATCGTCTGCTGATTCGGGATAATTCTTTCCATAAAGATTTCCTTTTTGTAAAGGGTCGATCCGTCATGTATATCAATTATAAGGGTCAGGTTGAAGAGGATGTAATCATAGAGAAAGCTGCTGAGAAAATGGCATTGCTTGCTGACGATTGA
- a CDS encoding DUF2812 domain-containing protein, with translation MTKIVRKIRPTNYWRIGEHENWFSDMSLQGLHLHKMGTNLAHFKKGEPKRIEYRIEVTDRKLITYEQIDLYEENGWKYVTSYQWFHVFSSPTEENAPEIHTDPAEQAFTLQRLSKKLVFNLVCFSLGIALILGMLMAMWFLDGTPVLRLVEGYVVQQSILTLVYIHYVFYAIRTILAIKELKESLKEGKAINHHAPWKKSLRKNSAISVVLIGIILLSGLLPFYQLKKMDSYTLPTNDENLPFVRLADIEQNPQLTRDKSYRDEVDWANRYTTNWSIFAPVQFETDENGIIKDEMWLDKSGTYSPSVSTEIYNLTFQAFAKPLLSDLMEWHTYGDERESFIERKHPGFDHLITREDEDWKQLVASKDKVVMYIRYYGYAEMDVIVENAAQKIMLLADS, from the coding sequence ATGACTAAAATAGTGCGCAAAATACGACCAACCAACTACTGGCGAATTGGAGAGCACGAAAACTGGTTTTCGGATATGTCGTTACAGGGTCTCCACCTTCATAAAATGGGAACTAATTTAGCCCATTTTAAAAAAGGGGAGCCGAAGCGGATTGAATACCGGATTGAAGTGACAGACAGGAAATTAATTACCTATGAGCAAATTGATCTGTACGAGGAAAACGGCTGGAAGTATGTCACAAGCTATCAATGGTTTCATGTTTTCTCTTCGCCAACTGAAGAAAATGCACCCGAAATCCATACAGATCCTGCAGAACAGGCATTTACGTTACAGCGGCTAAGTAAAAAACTCGTATTTAATTTAGTATGTTTTTCTCTAGGAATAGCCCTCATTCTGGGGATGCTTATGGCGATGTGGTTTTTGGATGGAACACCGGTCTTACGGTTAGTCGAGGGATATGTCGTTCAGCAAAGTATCCTTACACTTGTCTATATTCACTATGTTTTTTACGCGATACGAACTATATTGGCGATTAAAGAATTGAAAGAAAGTTTAAAAGAAGGCAAAGCCATCAATCACCACGCCCCCTGGAAAAAAAGTTTGCGGAAAAATAGTGCGATTTCGGTTGTCCTTATAGGAATTATTCTTTTAAGCGGCTTACTGCCATTTTACCAATTGAAAAAGATGGATAGCTATACACTGCCAACGAATGACGAAAACTTGCCGTTTGTCCGTTTAGCCGATATCGAACAAAATCCACAGCTAACAAGGGATAAATCTTATAGAGATGAAGTCGATTGGGCGAACCGCTATACAACAAATTGGAGTATCTTTGCACCCGTGCAGTTTGAAACGGACGAAAATGGAATAATTAAGGATGAAATGTGGTTGGATAAAAGTGGTACATACTCACCGAGCGTTTCTACTGAAATATACAATTTAACATTTCAGGCGTTCGCTAAACCATTGCTGTCTGACTTGATGGAGTGGCATACATACGGTGATGAAAGGGAAAGTTTCATAGAAAGGAAACACCCTGGCTTTGATCATCTTATTACTCGCGAGGATGAAGATTGGAAACAATTAGTTGCATCAAAAGATAAAGTGGTCATGTATATACGTTATTACGGATATGCAGAGATGGATGTGATAGTGGAAAATGCAGCTCAAAAAATAATGCTGCTTGCCGATAGTTAG
- a CDS encoding PadR family transcriptional regulator — translation MSYNGGPMTEAMYYVLLTLMRPNHGYQLMQSITEVSKGRLTMGPGTLYGVLSRMQKDGLIALAKDDGRRKIYEITKEGEHALRIEYARLKSLIFDSSILEEGNDD, via the coding sequence ATGTCTTATAATGGTGGACCGATGACTGAAGCAATGTATTACGTATTATTGACGTTAATGCGTCCAAATCATGGTTATCAGTTAATGCAATCCATTACAGAAGTATCAAAAGGCCGTTTAACAATGGGGCCCGGAACGTTATATGGCGTCCTGTCACGAATGCAAAAAGACGGGTTAATCGCTTTGGCAAAAGACGATGGGCGGAGAAAAATATATGAAATAACGAAAGAAGGCGAGCATGCATTAAGAATAGAATATGCTCGTCTAAAATCTCTAATTTTCGACAGCAGTATATTAGAGGAGGGAAACGATGACTAA
- the ribH gene encoding 6,7-dimethyl-8-ribityllumazine synthase, whose translation MGKTFEAQLVGTDLKIGIVVGRFNEFINDKLLSGAIDGLKRHGVDEANIDTAWVPGAFEVPFVAKKMAETNNYDAVIGLGTVIRGSTTHYDYVCNEAAKGIAKAGLDTGVPVIFGIVTTENIEQAIERAGTKAGNKGYDSAMSAIEMANLNKMF comes from the coding sequence ATGGGAAAAACATTTGAAGCACAATTAGTCGGAACAGATTTAAAAATCGGAATTGTCGTAGGGCGTTTCAATGAATTTATTAATGATAAATTATTAAGTGGTGCAATTGACGGTTTAAAACGTCATGGTGTTGACGAAGCAAACATTGATACAGCATGGGTTCCAGGTGCTTTTGAAGTACCGTTTGTAGCGAAAAAAATGGCTGAAACAAATAATTATGATGCAGTTATCGGTTTAGGTACGGTCATTCGCGGGTCTACAACACATTATGATTATGTATGTAACGAAGCAGCAAAGGGAATTGCAAAAGCGGGCCTGGATACTGGAGTTCCGGTAATTTTCGGTATTGTTACAACTGAAAATATCGAACAGGCAATTGAACGTGCTGGTACGAAAGCAGGCAATAAAGGCTACGACAGCGCAATGTCTGCAATTGAAATGGCAAACTTGAATAAAATGTTTTAA
- the ribE gene encoding riboflavin synthase — protein sequence MFTGIIEELGTVETISQSTQAMELAIRANKILEDVQLGDSIAVNGVCLTVKQFSPSVFLADVMPETVKATSLQQLAAGMPVNLERAMSANGRFGGHIVSGHVDGIATIQRKRPVANAVYIDLAMEKHLIAECIKKGSITVDGTSLTIFDVTDTFITISLIPHTYEQTVLGSKKPGDVVNIETDLIGKYVKKHLQNQTESTITMDFLQRTGF from the coding sequence ATGTTTACAGGAATCATTGAAGAACTAGGGACGGTTGAAACGATCAGCCAGTCCACACAAGCGATGGAACTAGCCATTCGCGCAAACAAAATTCTAGAGGATGTTCAACTCGGGGACAGCATTGCCGTTAACGGTGTCTGTCTAACAGTGAAACAATTCTCTCCATCCGTATTTTTAGCGGATGTTATGCCGGAAACCGTCAAAGCAACGAGCCTCCAGCAATTAGCAGCAGGTATGCCTGTCAATCTGGAACGGGCAATGTCGGCGAATGGTCGTTTCGGCGGGCATATTGTTTCGGGCCATGTTGATGGAATTGCAACAATTCAACGTAAAAGACCCGTCGCCAATGCAGTTTATATTGATCTGGCGATGGAAAAGCATTTGATTGCTGAATGTATTAAAAAAGGCTCAATTACAGTGGACGGCACGAGTTTAACAATTTTTGATGTGACAGACACATTCATTACCATTTCCTTAATCCCTCATACGTATGAACAGACTGTATTAGGCTCTAAAAAGCCGGGAGATGTTGTGAATATTGAAACAGATCTAATCGGAAAATATGTAAAAAAACATTTACAAAATCAAACAGAAAGTACAATTACTATGGACTTTTTGCAACGTACAGGATTTTAA
- a CDS encoding VC0807 family protein, whose product MANNSQSNKYLILLDLLFYAALPYAIWKFGREPFGDYVAMLLSTVPGIIYTVYRFAKDRQFNVTGLFILGSMLIGTTVDLLSGSAEQMIWNNVYLGLFYTFLYVILFIIKKPFPLYVAIDFAYLQGYARKDSKTLFFQKGIFGWFQLIQLVFIVRGLVMAGITVFLLRKYGIDSYGDMLIYKRVASWVFSGILTGMFFYISVVIQKYTKRLQEMNEQKIQEPEIVTE is encoded by the coding sequence ATGGCGAATAATTCACAGTCGAATAAATATCTTATCTTACTAGATCTACTGTTTTATGCAGCTTTACCCTATGCAATATGGAAGTTTGGACGAGAGCCTTTTGGTGACTATGTCGCGATGCTGCTGTCCACTGTTCCCGGGATAATTTATACTGTTTACCGCTTTGCAAAAGATCGGCAGTTTAATGTGACGGGCTTGTTTATTTTAGGCTCGATGCTTATAGGTACTACGGTAGATTTATTGTCAGGTTCAGCAGAGCAAATGATTTGGAATAATGTTTATTTAGGACTTTTTTACACATTTCTCTATGTAATTTTATTTATTATAAAAAAGCCTTTTCCTTTGTATGTTGCAATTGATTTTGCGTATTTGCAAGGCTATGCACGAAAGGACAGTAAAACATTATTCTTTCAAAAGGGGATTTTCGGATGGTTTCAGCTGATCCAGCTTGTATTCATTGTTCGAGGACTTGTTATGGCAGGAATTACGGTCTTTCTGCTACGGAAATACGGAATTGACAGCTATGGGGATATGCTGATTTATAAAAGAGTAGCAAGTTGGGTGTTTTCCGGTATTTTAACGGGGATGTTCTTTTACATTAGTGTTGTTATACAGAAATATACGAAACGATTACAGGAAATGAATGAGCAAAAAATACAAGAACCGGAAATTGTTACGGAATAA